The genome window aggtgataaacatatattatatgtatatgtattttttaaataagcaGTGTTCTATATGTGGCTCTTTAAAGCTGCATACACATAAAATAAGCacattataacatataaataaatatatacatatatatatatatattactaaaTGATCATATGTATACATGTTTACTTTTTAATATGTCATTCTAAAAatactttaattttttgattGTTTAATGTGCCCCCGTCATACTGACctgtatgaaaaaataatcaaaacATAATcatatcaaaaatatatatatatatatatatatatatatatataggtatattttttttttttattacttgcTGCTAGAGAAGCCGATTCAAAATCAGGAAATGTAATACAAGCACGCCCAGAATGGGTACCCTacaaagaaattataaaaataatataacacaaaaaaaaaaaaaaatgataagacAACAGAatattctatattatataaatgtaattattatatatacttttatattttttttattaattataaaaaaaaaaaaaaaaaaaaaaaataccttGCTTGTTAACATTATGTCGGCACCTAACACATTCCCTACACATTTAAAAGTTTCCATGATTTCTTGTGCACTTAAATCTTTAGGtatctataaatattaaaaaaaataaaacatgtataataatatacatatatatatatataataagaccatttgaaataaataacagAATATGTAGGagcacataaatatatatacaaatatatatttttagctAACATTTGTAACTATTATATTATGGGGTTTTTTATCAGTCATAGgtgtattcattttatttcctttggctttataagaatatttcatattatccACATGCGAttcatcttttaaaaaaataaaataaataaatataaatatatatatatatatatatatatataatatggtggttccatttatttaatagccattttttaaaaaaaatttctcaCATGGATGGTATTTCATAGGAACCATTTTGCTTTCATGGAAAGAGCCTGGAACTGGTGGCAGACGTTTCATATTAGTTGGGCACATATTTATaactaaaaagaaaaatataaaaatataaaaatataaatattgatatatatatatatatatatatttttgtgaaTTTCCTTagcaatatatttataaattttcaaTGTATGTGTCCTTTTATTTCTCTTACTAGGCTCTGATAATTTTCTCGATGAAAAATGATTAGGTGGAGGTGCCTCCTTTGAATAACTCGGAAATCCACccgcatttttttttaaaattttggaTGATGTCTTAGGTAAggctaaaaaaaaaaaaaaaaaaaataaataaaataaataaaataaaaaaataaaaaaaataaaaaaaataaaaaaaaaaaaaataaaaaaaataaaaaaaaaaaaaataaaaaaaatacaatatgaAAGAAtgcataataaataaatatacatatatatatataatttttttttttttttttttttttttttttttttttttaaatggtAATACCAAGTTCGGGGGGGGGTTTCAACAGATATGGCCTTGTTGAAGAAATGTTCGATAAAGCTGGAAACTTTGGAGGGTATATAACAtttccttttatattatattcatatgatgatttgttcatataatatataggaGGATCTGTATTTATttgattaatattattatttggtaagagagtattttttttgtttttatcttCTTGTTCTTTAATTAGATTTATAGTATTTCTATTTTGATAATATGATGCATGTCGTATTTGAATATGATTTTTAAATTTGTCTTtatctataatattatttgtgatattataatacatcatattattattaataatatcattttttttattatttgcatTGATATTATAATTTGTAGAAACTTTTAAGTCAACAGAACTTAATTTCttcacatttatattatgttctccttttttattataattattatttatattccattgattatttattgttttaGGAGTTAAGGTTGGTTTCCCTAATATTTGATTATTACCTGCTGGTAGTGTACCAGTCGAATGAATtgcaatattatttatattatcattttttaaattcctgtttgtattatttaaaatatgttgtatattatgattattattttgatttgtaattaaaatatttgaaaaattattattactaattAAATTTCCGTTTGTTGTTGTATGTAGATCAATATTTGTTCTGATACTATAAGTTGAATTTTTTCTTAAGGTCCATTTTTCaatttgatttttttcttttggaGGTGGAGGAGGGGGAGGTTTTGATGTAGGTGGAGGCGGTGGGATATGAGAAGGAATAATCATAGGATTATTAGATTTATTACTACAAGCATGATTATTCTTATTACGATCATTATTTGAAATTGTAGTAGCTGTTTGATTttcttttgtattatttttttttaatttccctttctttttattctttttgaTAATCTTTTtgttacttttttttaagtttttattttttactgcattttttttttcatcctcCTCTTTATTTGATGAGGGTTTTTCTGACGAGGGTTTTTCTGACGAGGGTTTTTCTGACGAGGGTTTTTCTGACGAGGGTTTTTCTAATGAATCTTTTTCTAATGAATCTTTTTCTAATGAATCTTTTTCTAATGAATCTTTTTCTAATGAATCTTTTTCTAATGAATCTTTTTCTAATGAATCTTTTTCTGACGAATCTTTTTCTGACGAATCTTTTTCTGATGATAATTTTTCAAACGAGAGTTTTTCAAAGGACAGATTTTCTAATGACACCTCATCTGCTCTGTCGGAAGTATCTTCTTTCGTTTCATTCAtgctattttattataactttttttttaaacgttatcataaaaaaaaaaaaaagaaaaaaaagtaatgcccatatatatacatacacatatatatatatatatatatatatatatatatatatatgtgtttattTAAAGGCaatcttttaataatttttttttttttacgatatattacaaatatgaacaaacaaatatatatacatatatgttatatgtatCATTTGATGTTTTATTGATATATGGGTTTTAATGTtgtctcattttttttttttttttttttttttttaaacaccatagattatatattatatgaaggAAAATTTGTGCGTCCCTTTATAAGGTTTAAAattgtatatacatataaaatatatatataacatatatattttatatattttatttattttttcgcGTGCTTAGGAAACCATGTAGTTCATATAACgaatatttgaatatatgtttttttttttttttttttttttttttttttacagtgtttacatttattatatacacatataataaagactacatattattatttgtgtgctataaaaatatgtataatgcTGCCCTcagtttaattttttaatttgtatttatataaggtggagtatacatttttatattagtaTATTCATAACTTGCCCAACGATAGTgtgtgataatatatatatattatattatattatatattatctattttaatatttatttataatatatatatttttatttttatttattcatataataattattatattttaatatatacattatatatatatattattttattattatttatatttacatctttttattttttttatttctttataatataataataattttttttttttaattagaagatgtaaatgatattatatatataaatatatatatatttatatatatataataatattatttaattttatattttgtaataagTAAAATACTTcctatgatatatataaatatatatatatatatatatatatatatatattatatattaatccttttttttttttttttttttttttttttatatctttttaagaaaatgcagaaatattatatgttcttttaatttgcattttttttattatattttattttgttttatgtctttatgagaaaaaaaaaaaaaagaaagaaatcttcaataatatatattattttataatgaataataatatatatatatataataatatatatatgtatattatgtatatatatactatatatacatatatattagaaaatatacacattaaAAGGATATATGTGCCaagtataaatattatataatatatattatatatatatatatatatatatatatatatatgtatttatatgtatttatatttatatttatttattcatatatatatatataatatatttttaagtgACTGTTCATCAATTAATATCatctatttattattttttttttttttttttttttttttttttttttttttttttttttgtaaaaggTTGTAGATAAATGAAACATATTATCATGCCCGCTCAATAAtaacttataataatattattatattattatatatttataatatatgtgtgtattatttattttctttttctaatatttCATAGTTGAATTGTAAGTGTAATGTCAGAACATGGTtcatatcatattttttcataattataagccactataatatttataatattttttttgttcacaAGATAgatcaataaaaaaataaaaaaataaaaatatatatatatatatatatatttatttatttaaaaaaaaatttacgaAGGAACATATTTTCTATGTATATTCAACAAtcttaaaaaagaaaaaatatattttcatatgtgcattgaattatcattatatattttataaaagctTATTtcctatttatttattttatttttttgtagtgaagatataattttttccttccttcatttttatataataataaaatatatatatatatatatatatatatattatatacatatgtatgtatttatttttgtatgtACCCCTTTTTGGTTATCATAATGTTAGTCctctaaatattttatttacaaaaaaatgcATACAATGTCACACAATTggatagaaaaaaaatcaaataatcaaattatcaaataatcaaataataaaataaaaaaataatatgatatataacacaatataatatgtaccttttttttttaataaaaatattttatattattattatattttttaatattgaaaaggtcaataaatataaatcttCTTGTATATCactcataaaaaataacaagCTTATAAGAACACCATGTTTtgattattcaaaaaattgTTACtcagaaataaataataatgttcatacattattatgtatagaaaataagaaaaaaaggaagaaaagaaaagaaaaaaaaaatataatatatatatatcaaataaataaaaaatgtgaaCATAACAAATGTGAacttatgaaaaaaaaatgttgcCTATCCTTTATACCAAGAAatcaaaaaattaacaaCATATCAattaataaacataataataagaacaaaaaaacGGTTCTTttgaatgataaaaaaaaaaaatatatatataatgtcatagaaaaaaaacatgattattatgattataataaacatGATTCATATGACGAATTAAATTCTTCagaaatatatcaaataagaAAAGAAGTTCTTAATAGtcctaaaaataaattaaaagatatattcaaaaaacatataactaataaaatatgtaatcataatattaataaatataatagttttacttatatatattcaaaggATAATATCTATAAACAACTTGATAGACTctacaatatatatgaaaaatgggatgcattaaaaaaacaaaataaatcaaaacaATTAAATACGATTAAAAAATTACCAAAATTATTTGGAGTACCCATTGTTCttaaagataatattataacaaaagAAATACCTACAAGAGCAGGTAGCCAGATACTCTTGAAATATATTCCAACTTATAATAGTACAGTtgtaaagaaattaaaaaaatatggtgCCATTATTATTGGAAAAACACATATGGATGAATTTGCTATGGGTTCATGTACAAATAAATCAAAGAATCCATTTAATGAATCCATCTTATCATGTGGTGGTTCTTCGGGGGGGTCAGCTAGCTGTGTAGGTTCCAGAATTTTCAACTGTTCCATAAATACAGATACAGGAGGTTCTATCAGAACCCCAGCGGCTTTATGTGGTTGCATAGGATTCAAACCTAGTTATGGTAGGATAAGTAGATATGGAATTATACCTTATAATGAAGAAACAGATGTTGTTGGATTTATAGTTAATAATGTGTTTGATTGTAGTATATTATTAGATGCTTTGTGTGGTAAGGACGACAGGGATATTACTACGATAAATATTGAGGGAATGGAAAATGACAACAaatgtgatgataatatcaATTGTGGTGATAATATCAattgtgatgataatatcaattgtgatgataatatcaATTGTGGTGATAGTCCTATAAGTACATATAAGAAACAAAATAATCAGAATCATGGGAAGAGGAAAATGAAATTCTTCcctttattaaaaaaatattatttctcAAATACCTTTCATAGTAATACaccattaaaaaatataacatttggttatataaatgaaaacgatttaaaagaatattttgtagataataatatttatgagaattatatatatgtaatagaAAGTATGAAAAAACTCGGatcatcttttaaaaaaatagagTTACCAAATTTAATAgattattgttatttatattatttatattcaatgACTATAGCAAATAGTAATTTATCAAGAATAAAtggaataaattataatatggataatataaataatgaatcgAACTTTATAAAAAACGTAAGATCTAATTTAATTGATGATAATGTATTATCTAGAATTATATCTGGATCAATTATTTCTTCCcattttcaaaataataaaaatgatataaaaaatatatttcatataatgaAACAAcacttaatatataaattaaaggaaatttttaaaaatgatataaattatattttattaccaTCATTACCAAGatctaataatttaaaagattatgatcataataatattaattatccTAATGAAC of Plasmodium sp. gorilla clade G2 genome assembly, chromosome: 4 contains these proteins:
- a CDS encoding RNA-binding protein, putative, with the translated sequence MNETKEDTSDRADEVSLENLSFEKLSFEKLSSEKDSSEKDSSEKDSLEKDSLEKDSLEKDSLEKDSLEKDSLEKDSLEKPSSEKPSSEKPSSEKPSSEKPSSNKEEDEKKNAVKNKNLKKSNKKIIKKNKKKGKLKKNNTKENQTATTISNNDRNKNNHACSNKSNNPMIIPSHIPPPPPTSKPPPPPPPKEKNQIEKWTLRKNSTYSIRTNIDLHTTTNGNLISNNNFSNILITNQNNNHNIQHILNNTNRNLKNDNINNIAIHSTGTLPAGNNQILGKPTLTPKTINNQWNINNNYNKKGEHNINVKKLSSVDLKVSTNYNINANNKKNDIINNNMMYYNITNNIIDKDKFKNHIQIRHASYYQNRNTINLIKEQEDKNKKNTLLPNNNINQINTDPPIYYMNKSSYEYNIKGNVIYPPKFPALSNISSTRPYLLKPPPELALPKTSSKILKKNAGGFPSYSKEAPPPNHFSSRKLSEPIINMCPTNMKRLPPVPGSFHESKMVPMKYHPYESHVDNMKYSYKAKGNKMNTPMTDKKPHNIIVTNIPKDLSAQEIMETFKCVGNVLGADIMLTSKGTHSGRACITFPDFESASLAASQYDGGTLNNQKIKVFLE
- a CDS encoding glutamyl-tRNA(Gln) amidotransferase subunit A, putative translates to MYLFFLIKIFYIIIIFFNIEKVNKYKSSCISLIKNNKLIRTPCFDYSKNCYSEINNNVHTLLCIENKKKRKKRKEKKNIIYIYQINKKCEHNKCELMKKKCCLSFIPRNQKINNISINKHNNKNKKTVLLNDKKKKYIYNVIEKKHDYYDYNKHDSYDELNSSEIYQIRKEVLNSPKNKLKDIFKKHITNKICNHNINKYNSFTYIYSKDNIYKQLDRLYNIYEKWDALKKQNKSKQLNTIKKLPKLFGVPIVLKDNIITKEIPTRAGSQILLKYIPTYNSTVVKKLKKYGAIIIGKTHMDEFAMGSCTNKSKNPFNESILSCGGSSGGSASCVGSRIFNCSINTDTGGSIRTPAALCGCIGFKPSYGRISRYGIIPYNEETDVVGFIVNNVFDCSILLDALCGKDDRDITTINIEGMENDNKCDDNINCGDNINCDDNINCDDNINCGDSPISTYKKQNNQNHGKRKMKFFPLLKKYYFSNTFHSNTPLKNITFGYINENDLKEYFVDNNIYENYIYVIESMKKLGSSFKKIELPNLIDYCYLYYLYSMTIANSNLSRINGINYNMDNINNESNFIKNVRSNLIDDNVLSRIISGSIISSHFQNNKNDIKNIFHIMKQHLIYKLKEIFKNDINYILLPSLPRSNNLKDYDHNNINYPNEHKIQTNDINNNKNNITHGYNKYMKEIFSVISSISGFPSMVIPVGTFTKQFNEPLSFQIIGDNLNELGLLKVALAYKQHMQVNKKLYENLKMHQKEN